A DNA window from Arachis hypogaea cultivar Tifrunner chromosome 18, arahy.Tifrunner.gnm2.J5K5, whole genome shotgun sequence contains the following coding sequences:
- the LOC112772122 gene encoding uncharacterized protein isoform X2, with protein sequence MCCAFNDSGLKRFMHDFYCVRPKILEMVLVPKNLIDFEDGPTPMYVGLGEHFGADTRYFDKGRFIEDIAQVAILMYKPTQKGLPCTYASIPIQPNRTPSSYTSWK encoded by the exons ATGTGTTGCGCATTCAATGACTCGGGGTtaaaaagatttatgcatgactTCTATTGCGTGCGTCCAAAGATACTG GAAATGGTGTTGGTACCAAAAAATCTGATAGACTTTGAGGACGGACCAACTCCCATGTATGTGGGTTTGGGTGAACACTTTGGTGCCGACACAAGGTATTTTGACAAG GGGAGGTTCATTGAAGACATAGCTCAGGTGGCCATTCTCATGTATAAGCCCACTCAAAAAGGTTTGCCTTGCACATACGCCTCTATTCCAATACAACCAAATAG GACACCATCAAGTTATACAAGTTGGAAATAA
- the LOC112772122 gene encoding uncharacterized protein isoform X1, with protein MCCAFNDSGLKRFMHDFYCVRPKILEMVLVPKNLIDFEDGPTPMYVGLGEHFGADTRYFDKVAVSKRKWGRFIEDIAQVAILMYKPTQKGLPCTYASIPIQPNRTPSSYTSWK; from the exons ATGTGTTGCGCATTCAATGACTCGGGGTtaaaaagatttatgcatgactTCTATTGCGTGCGTCCAAAGATACTG GAAATGGTGTTGGTACCAAAAAATCTGATAGACTTTGAGGACGGACCAACTCCCATGTATGTGGGTTTGGGTGAACACTTTGGTGCCGACACAAGGTATTTTGACAAGGTAGCAGTTTCAAAGAGAAAATGG GGGAGGTTCATTGAAGACATAGCTCAGGTGGCCATTCTCATGTATAAGCCCACTCAAAAAGGTTTGCCTTGCACATACGCCTCTATTCCAATACAACCAAATAG GACACCATCAAGTTATACAAGTTGGAAATAA